The following are from one region of the Nicotiana tabacum cultivar K326 chromosome 3, ASM71507v2, whole genome shotgun sequence genome:
- the LOC107825163 gene encoding chalcone isomerase-like protein 1 isoform X1 has translation MPSTMEDVTTKTEVEPKSANTETEKESSVCEKSEKEKKEKCDQVELIKEEEIPVETEPKTGVTFPVKLQDGKLLKAVGLRKKSMLGIGLKIYGFGIYADNEKMKELMQSKIGNKAPSKPTKEMYQMVIDSDFGMMVRLVIVFSGLSMSMVRKNFDEGLGAAIKKLTGGKNEDLTKKIMGEASDDIKLTSGSVIEISRLPGYVLQTKVMGEIVSKVESELLCRAYIYMYLGEDPFDKEAKDKFGTSMLSMF, from the exons ATGCCAAGCACAATGGAAGATGTCACTACAAAGACTGAAGTTGAACCAAAGAGTGCTAACACTGAAACAGAAAAGGagagttctgtttgtgaaaaatctgaaaaggaaaagaaggagaAATGTGACCAAGTTGAACTCATAAAAGAGGAGGAAATTCCAGTTGAAACTGAACCAAAAACTGGAGTTACTTTTCCTGTCAAACTACAAGATGGGAAGTTATTGAAAGCTGTTGGTTTAAGGAAGAAAAGCATGCTTGGCATAGGCCTCAAGATATATGGCTTTG GAATATATGCAGACAATGAGAAAATGAAGGAATTAATGCAGTCAAAAATTGGGAACAAAGCACCATCAAAACCAACAAAGGAAATGTATCAAATGGTGATTGATAGTGATTTTGGGATGATGGTGCGATTGGTGATAGTGTTTTCTGGGCTATCAATGAGTATGGTCAGAAAGAATTTTGATGAAGGCCTTGGTGCAGCCATAAAAAAACTCACTGGTGGCAAGAATGAAGATCTAACCAAAAA GATCATGGGTGAAGCATCTGATGACATAAAGCTCACTTCTGGATCAGTGATTGAGATTTCTAGGCTTCCTGGATATGTTCTTCAGACTAAAG TGATGGGTGAGATAGTGAGCAAGGTGGAAAGTGAACTACTGTGCAGGGCATACATTTACATGTATTTAGGTGAGGATCCTTTTGACAAGGAAGCCAAGGACAAGTTTGGGACATCCATGCTCTCAATGTTCTAA
- the LOC107825163 gene encoding chalcone isomerase-like protein 1 isoform X2, whose protein sequence is MPSTMEDVTTKTEVEPKSANTETEKESSVCEKSEKEKKEKCDQVELIKEEEIPVETEPKTGVTFPVKLQDGKLLKAVGLRKKSMLGIGLKIYGFGIYADNEKMKELMQSKIGNKAPSKPTKEMYQMVIDSDFGMMVRLVIVFSGLSMSMVRKNFDEGLGAAIKKLTGGKNEDLTKKIMGEASDDIKLTSGSVIEISRLPGYVLQTKGTELEC, encoded by the exons ATGCCAAGCACAATGGAAGATGTCACTACAAAGACTGAAGTTGAACCAAAGAGTGCTAACACTGAAACAGAAAAGGagagttctgtttgtgaaaaatctgaaaaggaaaagaaggagaAATGTGACCAAGTTGAACTCATAAAAGAGGAGGAAATTCCAGTTGAAACTGAACCAAAAACTGGAGTTACTTTTCCTGTCAAACTACAAGATGGGAAGTTATTGAAAGCTGTTGGTTTAAGGAAGAAAAGCATGCTTGGCATAGGCCTCAAGATATATGGCTTTG GAATATATGCAGACAATGAGAAAATGAAGGAATTAATGCAGTCAAAAATTGGGAACAAAGCACCATCAAAACCAACAAAGGAAATGTATCAAATGGTGATTGATAGTGATTTTGGGATGATGGTGCGATTGGTGATAGTGTTTTCTGGGCTATCAATGAGTATGGTCAGAAAGAATTTTGATGAAGGCCTTGGTGCAGCCATAAAAAAACTCACTGGTGGCAAGAATGAAGATCTAACCAAAAA GATCATGGGTGAAGCATCTGATGACATAAAGCTCACTTCTGGATCAGTGATTGAGATTTCTAGGCTTCCTGGATATGTTCTTCAGACTAAAG GGACGGAGCTAGAGTGTTGA